One Manihot esculenta cultivar AM560-2 chromosome 6, M.esculenta_v8, whole genome shotgun sequence DNA segment encodes these proteins:
- the LOC110617944 gene encoding bidirectional sugar transporter SWEET12 — protein sequence MAVFSTHNPFVFAFGILGNIASFVVFLAPVPTFVRIYKKKSTEGFQSFPYAVALFSAMIWLYYAWLKSDAFLLITINSAGCFIETIYITLFIAYAPKQARIFTLRILLLLNLGGFCLVLLLSHYLAKGSSRVRILGWVCVVFSVSVFAAPLSIMRVVIRTKSVEFMPFYLSFFLTLSAITWLFYGLLLKDYYIAVPNVLGFLFGVCQMILYVIYKNLKTVVEEPKLPETNKDNEILSTCGVEEAVSSELNGHENGENMKEQQEEYNGNKDMRGSNGDQLIGCQA from the exons ATGGCTGTTTTTTCCACTCACAATCCATTTGTTTTTGCATTTGGCATTCTAG gTAATATTGCATCTTTTGTGGTTTTTCTAGCACCGGT ACCAACATTTGTAAGGATTTATAAGAAGAAATCAACAGAAGGGTTTCAATCGTTTCCATATGCGGTTGCTCTATTCAGTGCTATGATTTGGCTATACTATGCTTGGCTCAAGTCCGATGCTTTCCTTCTCATAACTATTAACTCGGCCGGCTGTTTCATTGAGACTATTTACATTACCTTGTTCATCGCTTATGCACCCAAGCAAGCTAGG ATTTTCACTTTGAGGATACTTCTTTTGTTAAACTTGGGGGGATTTTGCTTGGTTCTTCTTCTCTCCCATTACCTGGCAAAAGGATCATCCCGAGTCAGAATTCTTGGATGGGTCTGTGTAGTATTTTCAGTGAGTGTATTCGCAGCACCTTTAAGCATCATG AGGGTTGTTATACGAACAAAAAGTGTGGAGTTCATGCCATTTTACTTATCATTTTTCCTCACCCTCAGTGCGATTACGTGGCTCTTTTATGGATTACTATTGAAGGACTACTATATTGCT GTACCCAACGTACTGGGTTTTCTTTTTGGAGTGTGTCAGATGATTCTCTATGTAATTTACAAGAACTTGAAGACGGTGGTGGAGGAGCCAAAGTTACCTGAAACCAACAAAGATAATGAGATATTAAGTACTTGTGGGGTTGAAGAAGCTGTAAGCTCCGAACTAAATGGTCATGAAAATGGTGAGAATATGAAAGAACAGCAAGAAGAATATAATGGTAACAAAGACATGCGTGGCTCCAATGGAGACCAACTAATTGGATGCCAAGCTTGA
- the LOC110617945 gene encoding bidirectional sugar transporter N3, with product MDMAHHPWIFTFGILGNIISIIMFLAPLPTFLRVYRKKSTEGFHSIPYVVALFSAMIWIYYATLKPGTDFLLLTINSVGCLVETIYIVVYIVYAPKQARILTLKLLLVMNIGGFCAIVLLTHFFAKGSTRLHIVGWFCVAFSAVVFAAPLSVMRLVIRTKSVEFMPFTLSFSLTLNAIMWLLYGILLKDLYIALPNIFGVILGIFQMTLYAIYKDGRKVIQKQNESEINKINCEVHAVSVPICEESEVGNKHENSYDHHHHTKPNGDSIESHNPSPTK from the exons ATGGACATGGCTCACCATCCATGGATTTTCACCTTCGGCATTCTCG GCAACATCATCTCCATCATAATGTTTCTTGCGCCTCT CCCTACATTTTTAAGGGTTTATAGAAAGAAATCAACTGAAGGGTTTCATTCAATTCCATACGTGGTTGCATTATTCAGTGCCATGATTTGGATATACTACGCCACTCTGAAACCAGGCACAGATTTTCTTCTTCTCACCATAAATTCTGTGGGCTGTCTAGTTGAAACCATCTACATTGTGGTGTACATTGTCTACGCACCAAAGCAAGCCAGG ATCCTGACACTGAAGCTGCTGCTTGTCATGAATATTGGGGGATTCTGTGCTATTGTTCTTCTTACTCATTTTTTCGCCAAAGGATCAACACGGTTGCACATTGTTGGATGGTTCTGTGTCGCATTTTCTGCAGTTGTTTTCGCTGCACCTTTAAGCGTAATG AGGCTGGTCATTCGCACCAAAAGTGTGGAGTTCATGCCATTTACCTTGTCATTTTCGCTCACGTTGAATGCTATTATGTGGCTGCTCTATGGTATCCTACTTAAGGATTTATACATTGCA CTTCCAAACATTTTCGGAGTAATCTTGGGAATATTTCAAATGACACTCTATGCAATTTACAAAGACGGCAGGAAAGTTATACAGAAGCAGAACGAATCAGaaataaacaaaattaattGTGAAGTGCATGCAGTCTCAGTTCCCATTTGTGAGGAAAGCGAAGTGGGTAATAAACATGAAAATTCATATGATCATCACCATCACACGAAACCCAATGGTGATTCCATTGAGTCCCACAACCCGAGTCCAACTAAGTGA